GCCCAGGCTCGGCCGGTGGCTCACCGAGGCCGGGCACGTTCCCGAACTGGTCGTCTGCTCCACGGCCCGCCGCACCAGGGAAACCTGGCAGCGCGTCAGCGACGAACTCCCCGCGAAGCCGCCGGTCGAGTACGACGAAAACCTCTACGGCGCCGACGTCGCGGAGTTCCTGAACGCCGCCCGCAGGACGCCGCCCGAGGTCACCACGCTCGCGCTCGTCGGGCACGAGCCGGGTGTCAGCGATCTGACGCTGCACCTCGCCGGGATCGGCGAAGACACCCGCGAGGTCCAGACCAAGTTCCCCACGGGCGCGGCGGCCTTGCTCGCCACCACCGATCCCTGGGACGCGCTGACCACCGCCCGGCTCGTCGCCTTCTTCCGGCCCCGCGACGTCTCAGCCTGATCGTTCCCAGCGGTCTGGTGTGGATCAGACGCCGGCCACCTGGGAAATCCAGCTGCGATAACGCGTGATGTTCGTGTAGGCGGTGTTGTTCGACCGGTCGCTGGTCGACGCGACGCCGACCTGACGGCCGGAGGCGAACATCGGGCCGCCCGAATCGCCGCCGGCCGTGATGCCGTTGACGCGGTTCGCGCACACCGCGACACCGCCGGTGTAGTCGCTGCAGCCGATCGAATTCACCCGCACCGTCGCGACCTTGAGGTACCGCGACTGGCAGTTGATCTCGGAGCCGCACTGGCTGGTCGCGCCCCAGCCGTAGACCGAGACGTTCTGGCCGACCGAGACGTCGCCGACGCTGCCGAGCGGGGAGTAGGTGGCGCTCACCGAGGTGGTGAGCCGCACGATCGCCAGGTCGGCGGAGCCCGGGTACCGCGTGATGGTGGAGCCGGTGGCCGGCGTCCCGCCGCTGGTCTGGTCCAGGCTGCCGATCCGGAACGTGTAGGTGCCGGAGCCGCTCACGCAGTGCTTTGCGGTGAGGATGTACTGCGGCGCGATGATCGTCGCGGTGCAGTTCTGCGTGCCGTTGACGAACAGGCGGGCCGCCCAGGGGCCGCTCGAGGCGGTGCTGCCGCCGATGATCGACGGCTGGGCCTGGGGAGTGCTGTCGGCGGCCGCGGGACCGCCGAGACCGGCGACGGCCAGTGCGGTGCTCGCGGCCAGCAGGACGAATTTGCCGAATTTCACGCTTGCTCCTTCGGTGCGGAGAGCCCGCCCGGGAAAGCCGGTGGGGACCGAACGAGAAGAGTGTCCGAGTTTTCGGCGAATGTCCGGAACCGACGAAAGTCGCCGGTCGAATCCGTATTTATTTCCGCGCGACGGGGTACGTGCAGTTCCCCGTACTGTTCCGCGTCCGAGAGACTTACCCGGGCGGCGACGCTCAGGCCGCGACCTTCGCGGGGGCCGTCTTCCGCAGCCAGTACAGCCCGATCACCGGCAGCACCAGCGGGATGAACAGGTAGCCCTCGCCGTAGACCGACCAGACGGTCGGGTGCCGGAAGGCGGCGGCGTCGACGAGGCTCAGCGTGCCGATGGACAGCACACCCAGCAGCTCGATCGAGCAGGCCGCGAGGGCCACGCGCCACCAGCCGTCACCACGGC
This window of the Amycolatopsis balhimycina FH 1894 genome carries:
- a CDS encoding SixA phosphatase family protein yields the protein MDATRWLIVLRHAKSDWSDNLPDHERPLAPRGIRDAPRLGRWLTEAGHVPELVVCSTARRTRETWQRVSDELPAKPPVEYDENLYGADVAEFLNAARRTPPEVTTLALVGHEPGVSDLTLHLAGIGEDTREVQTKFPTGAAALLATTDPWDALTTARLVAFFRPRDVSA
- a CDS encoding S1 family peptidase; the encoded protein is MKFGKFVLLAASTALAVAGLGGPAAADSTPQAQPSIIGGSTASSGPWAARLFVNGTQNCTATIIAPQYILTAKHCVSGSGTYTFRIGSLDQTSGGTPATGSTITRYPGSADLAIVRLTTSVSATYSPLGSVGDVSVGQNVSVYGWGATSQCGSEINCQSRYLKVATVRVNSIGCSDYTGGVAVCANRVNGITAGGDSGGPMFASGRQVGVASTSDRSNNTAYTNITRYRSWISQVAGV